The following proteins are co-located in the Pochonia chlamydosporia 170 chromosome 6, whole genome shotgun sequence genome:
- a CDS encoding RTC4-like domain-containing protein, whose protein sequence is MGGLLNNEPKLRMAQRRIGLNRNQNTPSLLSRHKPPYKIKVPETIDAPPVSSSDEDDDSDAGFVSPIKPIAQHKSPSKSPQKLNMKKLCSLIDSSESSGEGDERAARAGIKSTNFGTTKGTMTTRETRSKRKDSPVERTENAKDADSKRRRMGETAQRTQRKTSRSTPPASSGEHLRDELGFTKIRRAKATYGKKENSSQEVPVKKGLTDTQLTPSDTNAEVALKKDSATLRVPAVLQSPERTKKNKLLLPSDLPPSSPEDKPKLKLSSSFGSSQSSPGGRREKKLRKFKAVERSPSPPPAVFKMPASISDLQLRKSKNDAIEDSLIDDQTDVQSQTDQVVKSNVDDDGESAEAAATCPWCGEPVDKMLLDDFAKGRRLNVRLQSKFCQKHKKQTATELWEQKSYPEVQWGGLEKRFTMHHELLLNIINGGDSHFRCIHKKNISSGKARSMKKEGNMNPGYYGPRGFNLMCDYLVNEFSDLLKKKAVDDRVISGRGSAAFIQTVLVAELAVRLIMDDMNVTEEEARDILEESKALGEMIHEET, encoded by the coding sequence ATGGGCGGGCTTCTCAACAATGAACCGAAGCTCAGAATGGCTCAACGGAGAATTGGCTTGAACCGCAACCAAAACACCCCATCTCTTCTATCTCGGCATAAGCCTCCTTACAAAATCAAGGTGCCGGAAACGATTGATGCTCCTCCAGTATCCAGcagcgacgaggacgatgacaGTGACGCCGGTTTCGTCTCTCCCATCAAGCCGATTGCCCAGCACAAATCGCCTTCTAAAAGCCCCCAGAAGCTAAACATGAAGAAATTATGCTCTCTGATCGATAGCTCGGAAAGCTCAGGAGAGGGAGACGAGCGGGCAGCACGGGCCGGTATCAAAAGCACCAATTTTGGCACAACGAAAGGGACCATGACAACACGAGAAACCCGAAGTAAGAGGAAGGATTCACCGGTCGAACGAACAGAGAACGCCAAGGATGCAGACAGTAAGAGACGGAGAATGGGTGAAACCGCCCAACGAACTCAACGCAAGACATCCAGGAGCACCCCGCCAGCCAGCTCGGGGGAGCATCTTAGGGACGAACTAGGATTCACGAAGATCAGGAGAGCCAAAGCAACGTACgggaaaaaagagaataGCTCACAGGAGGTACCGGTTAAGAAAGGTTTGACAGACACTCAACTTACGCCGTCAGATACTAATGCTGAGGTAGCGCTGAAGAAAGATTCGGCAACTCTACGGGTTCCGGCCGTGTTGCAAAGTCCTGAGCggaccaagaagaacaagcttCTGTTACCTTCCGATCTCCCCCCTTCGTCACCTGAGGACAAACCGAAACTCAAATTATCAAGTTCCTTCGGATCATCACAATCCTCCCCTGGTGGCAGAAGGGAGAAGAAATTACGGAAATTCAAAGCAGTAGAACGGTCTCCATCGCCCCCTCCTGCAGTTTTCAAGATGCCTGCGTCAATATCAGATCTCCAACTTCGAAAATCGAAGAATGACGCAATAGAGGATTCACTAATAGACGACCAGACTGATGTCCAGAGCCAAACTGATCAGGTTGTGAAATCCAATGtggacgacgatggagaAAgtgcagaagcagcagcgacgTGTCCCTGGTGCGGGGAACCTGTTGATAAGATGTTACtcgacgactttgccaaaggGAGACGATTGAATGTTCGACTACAAAGCAAATTTTGTCAAAAGCACAAGAAGCAAACAGCGACGGAGTTATGGGAGCAAAAGAGCTATCCTGAAGTCCAGTGGGGTGGTCTGGAAAAGCGCTTTACAATGCATCACGAATTGCTGCTGAACATTATAAACGGCGGAGACTCGCACTTCCGCTGCATACACAAAAAGAACATTTCGTCTGGAAAAGCAAGGTCCATGAAGAAGGAAGGCAATATGAACCCGGGATACTACGGACCACGTGGATTCAACCTGATGTGCGACTATTTAGTCAACGAATTTAGCGACTTGCTCAAGAAGAAAGCGGTGGACGACAGGGTGATTTCTGGCCGTGGATCAGCGGCGTTCATCCAGACCGTCCTCGTGGCAGAACTGGCCGTCCGGCTCATCATGGACGACATGAATGTTACCGAGGAAGAAGCACGCGATATCCTGGAAGAGAGCAAGGCACTGGGTGAGATGATTCACGAAGAGACATGA